A single region of the Cucumis melo cultivar AY chromosome 3, USDA_Cmelo_AY_1.0, whole genome shotgun sequence genome encodes:
- the LOC103488302 gene encoding pentatricopeptide repeat-containing protein At4g21065-like: MQSQFTKPKLLRTINNVLASSTTNPRAAEQNCLALLQACNALPKLTQIHTHIVKLGLHNNPLVLTKFASISSLIHATDYAASFLFSAEADTRLYDAFLFNTLIRAYAQTGHSKDKALALYGIMLHDGILPNKFTYPFVLKACAGLEVLNLGQSVHGSVVKFGFDCDIHVQNTMVHMYSCCAGGINSARKVFDEMPKSDSVTWSAMIGGYARVGRSTEAVALFREMQMAEVCPDEITMVSMLSACTDLGALELGKWIEAYIERHGIHKPVEVSNALIDMFAKCGDISKALKLFRAMNEKTIVSWTSVIVGMAMHGRGREATCLFEEMITSGVAPDDVAFIGLLSACSHSGLVERGREYFGSMMKKYKLVPKIEHYGCMVDMYCRTGLVKEALEFVRNMPIEPNPVILRTLVTACRGHGEFKLGEKITKLLMKHEPLHESNYVLLSNIYAKTLSWEKKTKIREVMEVKGMKKVPGSTMIEIDNEIYEFVAGDKSHKQHKEIYEMVDEMGREMKKSGYRPSTSEVLLDINEEDKEDSLNRHSEKLAIAFGLLRTPPGTPIRIVKNLRVCSDCHSASKFISKIYDREIIMRDRNRFHHFKSGQCSCGDFW, encoded by the coding sequence ATGCAATCTCAATTCACGAAACCCAAGCTATTACGTACAATCAACAATGTTTTAGCTTCTTCTACAACTAATCCTCGTGCAGCCGAGCAGAATTGTTTAGCCCTTCTTCAGGCCTGTAACGCGCTACCCAAGCTCACCCAAATCCATACTCACATTGTCAAGTTGGGTCTCCACAACAACCCACTTGTTCTCACCAAATTCGCCTCCATTTCTTCTCTTATTCATGCTACTGATTACGCTGCCTCTTTCTTGTTCTCTGCTGAAGCCGATACTCGGCTTTACGATGCCTTTCTTTTCAATACCCTCATCCGAGCCTATGCCCAAACTGGTCACTCGAAGGATAAAGCCTTGGCTTTGTATGGTATAATGCTTCATGATGGGATTTTGCCTAATAAATTCACGTACCCATTTGTGTTGAAGGCTTGTGCTGGTCTTGAGGTTTTGAATTTGGGCCAATCGGTTCATGGCTCGGTGGTGAAGTTTGGGTTTGATTGTGATATTCATGTTCAGAACACTATGGTTCATATGTATTCCTGTTGCGCCGGTGGGATCAATTCTGCCCGCAaggtgtttgatgaaatgcccaAGTCAGATTCTGTGACTTGGAGTGCGATGATCGGTGGGTATGCTCGAGTAGGGCGCTCCACTGAAGCAGTGGCCTTGTTTCGGGAGATGCAAATGGCGGAGGTTTGCCCAGATGAGATCACTATGGTTTCCATGCTTTCTGCTTGTACTGATTTGGGTGCCCTTGAACTTGGGAAGTGGATTGAAGCTTACATAGAGAGACACGGAATACATAAACCAGTAGAGGTTAGCAATGCACTTATTGATATGTTTGCAAAGTGTGGTGATATTAGTAAAGCATTGAAGTTATTTAGAGCTATGAATGAGAAAACAATAGTTTCCTGGACTTCTGTTATTGTTGGCATGGCAATGCATGGCCGTGGTCGAGAGGCCACTTGTTTATTTGAGGAGATGATAACTTCTGGTGTAGCTCCAGATGATGTCGCCTTTATCGGCTTGCTTTCTGCTTGTAGCCATTCGGGACTAGTAGAAAGAGGTAGAGAATATTTCGGTTCTATGATGAAGAAATACAAACTTGTTCCTAAGATAGAACATTATGGATGCATGGTGGACATGTATTGCAGGACTGGACTTGTGAAAGAGGCTCTTGAGTTCGTACGTAATATGCCAATCGAGCCAAATCCAGTAATCTTACGAACACTAGTCACTGCCTGCCGTGGTCATGGTGAATTCAAGCTTGGAGAAAAGATCACCAAACTGCTAATGAAACACGAGCCTTTGCATGAATCAAACTATGTGTTGCTGTCTAATATTTATGCAAAAACGCTTAGTTGGGAGAAGAAGACCAAAATTAGAGAGGTGATGGAAGTGAAAGGCATGAAAAAGGTTCCAGGGAGCACTATGATTGAGATTGATAATGAAATCTATGAATTTGTTGCTGGAGATAAGTCTCATAAACAGCACAAAGAAATCTATGAAATGGTGGATGAGATGGGTAGAGAAATGAAGAAATCTGGATACCGTCCTTCGACATCAGAGGTTTTGCTTGATATCAATGAAGAGGACAAAGAAGATAGTTTGAATAGGCATAGTGAAAAACTAGCTATTGCATTTGGTCTTCTTAGGACTCCACCAGGAACTCCAATTCGAATTGTAAAGAATTTGCGAGTTTGCAGTGATTGCCACTCCGCATCCAAGTTCATTTCTAAAATTTATGATCGTGAAATCATAATGAGAGACCGCAACAGGTTTCACCACTTCAAGTCTGGGCAGTGCTCATGTGGAGATTTCTGGTGA
- the LOC103488303 gene encoding probable sugar phosphate/phosphate translocator At5g25400, with translation MGKGGALSESVIKKILLSYAYVGIWIFLSFTVIVYNKFILDKKMYNWPFPISLTMIHMGFCSSLAFIIIRIFKLVEPVSMSKELYISSVLPIGALYAFSLWLSNSAYIFLSVSFIQMLKALMPVAVYSIGVLFKKEPFKSDTLFNMLSISFGVAVAAYGEAQFNAWGVFLQLGAVAFEATRLVMIQILLTSKGISLNPITSLYYVAPCCFVFLLVPWVFVEYPILKETSTFRFDFLVFGTNSFCAFALNLAVFLLVGKTSALTMNVAGVVKDWLLIAFSWSVIKDTVTPINLFGYGLAFLGVAYYNHSKLQALKAKESQKKPAEADEEAGRLLEEKNAGDESGK, from the coding sequence ATGGGGAAAGGCGGTGCTCTCAGCGAAAGTGTTATCAAAAAAATTCTCCTCTCCTACGCCTACGTCGGAATATGGATCTTCCTAAGCTTCACAGTCATTGTTTACAACAAATTTATTCTCGACAAAAAGATGTACAATTGGCCATTCCCAATCTCCCTCACCATGATCCACATGGGTTTTTGTTCTTCCTTAGCCTTCATAATCATCCGCATCTTCAAGCTCGTCGAGCCCGTTTCAATGTCCAAAGAACTGTACATCTCCTCTGTTCTTCCCATCGGCGCTCTCTACGCCTTCTCCCTCTGGCTCTCAAATTCCGCTTACATCTTCCTGTCCGTTTCCTTCATCCAAATGCTTAAAGCCCTCATGCCCGTCGCCGTTTACTCCATCGGCGTTCTCTTCAAAAAAGAGCCATTCAAATCCGATACTCTGTTCAACATGCTTTCGATTTCATTTGGGGTCGCTGTCGCCGCCTACGGCGAGGCTCAATTCAATGCTTGGGGGGTTTTTCTTCAATTGGGTGCTGTTGCTTTTGAAGCTACAAGACTTgttatgattcaaattttgctTACTTCTAAAGGGATTTCTCTCAATCCCATTACCTCTCTGTATTACGTTGCCCCTTGTTGtttcgtttttcttttggtgCCGTGGGTGTTCGTGGAATACCCAATTTTGAAGGAGACTTCTACTTTTCGATTCGACTTTTTGGTTTTTGGGACTAATTCTTTCTGCGCTTTTGCGTTGAATTTGGCTGTGTTTTTGCTTGTGGGAAAGACTTCCGCGTTGACGATGAATGTTGCCGGAGTTGTTAAGGATTGGTTGTTGATTGCCTTTTCGTGGTCGGTGATTAAGGATACGGTGACTCCGATCAATTTGTTTGGATATGGGCTTGCGTTTTTGGGAGTTGCGTATTATAACCACTCCAAATTACAAGCTTTGAAAGCCAAGGAATCACAGAAGAAACCCGCGGAGGCCGATGAGGAGGCCGGAAGATTGTTGGAAGAGAAAAACGCCGGCGATGAATCGGGGAAGTGA
- the LOC103488308 gene encoding UPF0481 protein At3g47200-like, translated as MEINNKDESNNNATKSRDEEIKEIYDRMVESVNHSISREISISTSFSRERSIYMVPKLLRNGNPKAYSPQVISIGPLHYYRTQNDLTIKEKKGSYVLNFLTVAKLGWNEMINKFLCWEERARNYYVETIKMERDEFIQLLIYDSCFVVMYIIGSMVAEFRDLDTSFLWRFSNGIFKDLLLLENQLPFFLLHHLYNLCAFAQPSLKDISFIELLRGYFTEVREGMSYVNEGYLDIDANEVNHLVDFLRIHLTQPRHIPHFLDFSVDDFLSSWPLTATELHDCGISFHGQKRCMMNVNFRERNGVLKMPKIIIDDSFEILFRNMIAYEYCHLKSKDVSNFGMFMHFLINTNKDVSLLVDDGIIQNHLGSTREIVVLFNDLCKNIMVERNLYSIECRKMKEYCKHRRHRWMTSLKRDYFGTPWAFISFVAAVLLLLLTLLQTVVAFVALYK; from the coding sequence ATGGAAATCAACAACAAGgatgaatcaaataacaatgcTACTAAGTCAAGAGATGAAGAAATCAAAGAGATTTATGATCGAATGGTAGAATCTGTTAACCATTCTATATCTCGAGAAATTTCAATAAGTACATCATTTTCTAGAGAACGTAGCATATACATGGTTCCCAAGCTTTTGCGCAATGGAAACCCAAAAGCGTATAGTCCCCAAGTTATTTCCATCGGTCCTCTTCATTATTATCGCACTCAAAATGACTTGAcaattaaagagaaaaaaggcAGCTATGTTCTAAACTTTCTTACTGTCGCAAAACTGGGTTGGAATGAGATGATAAACAAATTTTTATGTTGGGAAGAAAGAGCCCGCAACTATTATGTGGAAACCATCAAAATGGAAAGAGATGAGTTCATACAACTTCTAATCTATGACAGTTGTTTCGTGGTTATGTATATCATCGGCTCTATGGTTGCCGAGTTTCGGGACCTCGACACATCGTTTTTATGGAGATTCAGTAATGGAATATTTAAGGATCTTCTTCTACTTGAAAACCAACTTCCTTTCTTCCTTCTCCATCATCTTTACAACTTGTGTGCCTTTGCTCAACCTTCACTGAAAGATATCTCTTTCATTGAATTACTGCGTGGATATTTCACTGAAGTTCGTGAAGGGATGAGTTATGTCAATGAAGGCTATTTGGACATAGACGCTAATGAAGTGAACCATCTTGTTGATTTTCTAAGAATACATTTAACCCAACCTCGTCATATTCCACATTTCTTAGACTTTTCGGTCGACGATTTCCTCTCGAGTTGGCCGCTCACTGCCACTGAGCTTCACGATTGTGGCATTTCTTTCCATGGTCAAAAGAGATGCATGATGAACGTGAATTTTAGAGAACGTAACGGAGTTCTCAAAATGCCGAAGATCATAATAGATGACAGTTTCGAAATCCTTTTTAGAAACATGATAGCTTATGAATATTGTCATTTGAAGAGTAAGGATGTAAGTAACTTTGgtatgttcatgcattttttgATAAACACCAACAAGGATGTGAGTTTGCTTGTTGACGATGGGATTATACAAAACCATCTGGGAAGCACAAGAGAAATTGTTGTGTTGTTTAATGACCTTTGTAAGAACATCATGGTTGAAAGGAATTTGTACAGCATTGAGTGTaggaaaatgaaagaatattgCAAGCATCGTCGACATCGGTGGATGACTTCGTTGAAACGCGACTATTTTGGTACGCCATGGGCCTTTATCTCCTTTGTCGCTGCTGTCCTCCTCCTTTTACTCACTCTCTTACAAACTGTGGTAGCTTTCGTTGCATTATATAAGTGA